A genomic stretch from Methylorubrum extorquens includes:
- the motA gene encoding Chemotaxis protein MotA (Motility protein A) (Evidence 2b : Function from indirect experimental evidences (e.g. phenotypes); Product type s : structure) — MGILVGLVIAIGCMLGGFVAMGGHLIVIWQPWEFVIIFGMAAGTFVIANPMKTVVDSGKATMEAFTNKGPKRQDFLSLLGLLHALMRDLKTKPRNEVETHFDDPANSEIFKNYPEVTKDQDLVLFICDYCRLILIGNARSHEIEALMEEEIGTHKKYKLKPYAAINTVAEALPALGIVAAVLGIVKAMGALDQSPQILGGLIGAALVGTFIGVFASYGMLAPLAVKIKGVREKQCSVYTIVKQSLIAYMNGALPQVAIEHGRKGIAGADRPTIDEVESATVPGARAEPAAA, encoded by the coding sequence ATGGGAATCCTCGTCGGCCTCGTCATCGCGATCGGCTGCATGCTCGGCGGCTTCGTCGCCATGGGCGGGCACCTGATCGTGATCTGGCAGCCCTGGGAGTTCGTCATCATCTTCGGCATGGCGGCGGGCACCTTCGTCATTGCCAACCCGATGAAGACGGTGGTCGATTCCGGCAAGGCGACGATGGAAGCCTTCACCAACAAGGGGCCGAAGCGCCAGGACTTCCTCTCGCTGCTGGGGCTCCTGCACGCCCTGATGCGCGACTTGAAGACGAAGCCGCGCAACGAGGTCGAGACGCATTTCGACGATCCGGCGAATTCCGAGATCTTCAAGAACTATCCCGAGGTGACCAAGGACCAGGATCTGGTGCTGTTCATCTGCGACTATTGCCGCCTGATCCTCATCGGCAACGCCCGCTCGCACGAGATCGAGGCGCTGATGGAGGAGGAGATCGGCACGCACAAGAAGTACAAGCTCAAGCCCTATGCCGCGATCAACACCGTGGCGGAGGCGCTGCCGGCGCTCGGCATCGTTGCGGCGGTGCTCGGTATCGTGAAGGCGATGGGCGCACTCGACCAATCGCCGCAGATCCTCGGCGGCCTGATCGGCGCGGCGCTCGTCGGCACCTTCATCGGCGTGTTCGCGTCCTACGGGATGCTCGCCCCGCTCGCCGTGAAGATCAAGGGCGTGCGCGAGAAGCAGTGCAGCGTCTACACCATCGTGAAGCAGAGCCTGATCGCCTACATGAACGGCGCGCTGCCCCAGGTCGCGATCGAGCACGGCCGCAAGGGCATCGCCGGCGCCGACCGCCCGACCATCGACGAGGTCGAGAGCGCCACCGTGCCCGGCGCCCGCGCCGAACCGGCCGCGGCGTAA
- a CDS encoding putative membrane protein DUF6 precursor, putative threonine and homoserine efflux protein (Evidence 3 : Putative function from multiple computational evidences; PubMedId : 8021175, 8930920; Product type t : transporter) yields the protein MRGRNAAPDIALPILALLAGMVSIQSGAALAKGLFPVVGAAGVTSLRVGFSALILLAVWRPWRRSLERGEIGAIALYGAALGLMNLLFYLSLRTIPLGIAVAIEFTGPLAVALAGSRRARDFAWIGLAVLGLGLLLPLGETSTLDPTGAALALGAGLCWAAYIVFGQRAGRAGGGRAVSLGMLVAAHVVAPVGLVEAGTDLFTPATLATGLVIAVLSSALPYSLEMFALTRLPRPAFGVLMSLEPAVASVAALALLGERLTPVQGGAIACIVAASAGITLANRRSDSRRQEPSDVG from the coding sequence GTGCGCGGACGCAACGCCGCGCCCGACATCGCCCTGCCGATCCTCGCCCTCCTGGCGGGGATGGTCTCGATCCAGAGCGGCGCCGCGCTCGCCAAGGGGCTGTTTCCGGTCGTCGGCGCGGCGGGCGTCACGTCGCTCCGCGTCGGCTTCTCGGCGCTGATCCTGCTCGCGGTCTGGCGGCCGTGGCGGCGCAGTCTTGAGCGGGGCGAGATCGGCGCCATTGCGCTCTACGGCGCGGCGCTCGGGCTCATGAACCTGTTGTTCTACCTGTCGCTCCGCACGATCCCGCTCGGCATCGCGGTGGCCATCGAGTTCACCGGTCCGCTGGCGGTGGCGTTGGCGGGTTCGCGCCGGGCACGCGACTTTGCCTGGATCGGACTCGCGGTGCTGGGGCTCGGCCTGCTGCTGCCGCTGGGCGAGACGAGCACCCTCGATCCGACGGGCGCGGCGTTGGCGCTGGGCGCGGGCCTGTGCTGGGCCGCCTACATCGTGTTCGGCCAGCGCGCCGGCCGGGCCGGCGGCGGCCGGGCGGTGTCGCTCGGTATGCTGGTCGCCGCCCACGTCGTCGCACCTGTGGGCCTCGTTGAGGCCGGCACCGACCTGTTCACCCCGGCGACGCTGGCGACGGGGCTCGTCATCGCCGTTCTGTCGAGCGCCCTGCCCTACTCGCTTGAAATGTTCGCCCTCACGCGCCTGCCCCGCCCGGCCTTCGGCGTGCTGATGAGCCTGGAGCCGGCCGTCGCGTCGGTGGCCGCCCTCGCCCTGCTCGGCGAGCGGCTGACCCCGGTGCAGGGTGGGGCCATCGCCTGCATCGTGGCGGCCTCGGCGGGGATCACGCTGGCGAACCGCAGGTCCGACAGTCGACGACAGGAGCCGAGCGACGTCGGGTGA
- a CDS encoding Beta-lactamase-like (Evidence 2b : Function from indirect experimental evidences (e.g. phenotypes); Product type e : enzyme), whose amino-acid sequence MKKRGLLTVASAATVMTLGGVGYAAHRRNKNPYYRGPESAHFDGLRFHAPNQPPDKSLSDLARWRRTGKPEAWPASFPSPFPADRPPERFEGLRVVLIGHASYLFQVAGRNILVDPVYAKRASPVRFAGPKRVNAPGIAYADLPPIDAVLITHNHYDHLDGPTIARLWQDHQPLIVAPLGNDAILRGYDETMHVETHDWGESVDLGAGITVHLTPANHWSARGFNDRRMALWCAFVLTTPRGVHYHVGDTGLGDGALFREIRARFGPPRLATLPIGAYEPRWFMQPQHMNPADAVEALGLLGADQALGHHWGTFKLTDEGIERPVEALGEALTAAALPPERFLALRPGQVWEG is encoded by the coding sequence ATGAAGAAGCGTGGCCTGCTCACGGTCGCCAGCGCGGCCACGGTGATGACCCTCGGGGGTGTCGGCTACGCCGCGCATCGCCGGAACAAGAACCCCTATTACCGCGGCCCCGAGAGCGCGCATTTCGACGGGCTGCGCTTCCACGCCCCGAACCAGCCGCCCGACAAGTCGCTCTCCGACCTCGCCCGCTGGCGCCGAACCGGCAAGCCCGAGGCGTGGCCGGCAAGCTTCCCGAGCCCGTTTCCGGCGGACAGGCCGCCGGAGCGGTTCGAGGGACTTCGCGTCGTCCTGATCGGACATGCGAGCTACCTGTTCCAGGTCGCGGGCCGCAACATCCTGGTCGATCCGGTCTATGCCAAGCGCGCGAGTCCGGTCCGCTTCGCCGGGCCGAAGCGGGTCAACGCGCCGGGCATTGCCTATGCAGACCTGCCGCCGATCGATGCGGTGCTGATCACGCACAACCACTACGACCATCTCGACGGACCGACGATCGCCCGCTTGTGGCAGGACCATCAGCCGCTGATCGTCGCTCCGCTCGGCAACGATGCGATCCTGCGCGGCTACGACGAGACCATGCATGTCGAGACCCACGACTGGGGCGAGTCGGTCGATCTCGGCGCCGGCATCACCGTGCATCTGACGCCGGCCAACCACTGGTCGGCGCGCGGCTTCAACGACCGGCGCATGGCCCTGTGGTGCGCCTTCGTGCTCACGACGCCGCGCGGCGTGCACTACCATGTCGGCGATACCGGCCTCGGCGACGGCGCGCTCTTCCGCGAGATCCGCGCCCGGTTCGGCCCGCCCCGGCTCGCGACCCTGCCCATCGGCGCCTACGAGCCGCGATGGTTCATGCAGCCCCAGCACATGAACCCCGCCGACGCGGTGGAGGCCCTGGGCCTGCTCGGCGCCGATCAGGCGCTCGGGCACCATTGGGGTACGTTCAAGCTCACCGACGAGGGCATCGAGCGCCCCGTCGAGGCGCTGGGCGAAGCGCTGACGGCGGCCGCGCTTCCACCGGAGCGGTTCCTGGCGCTACGGCCGGGGCAGGTTTGGGAAGGGTAG
- a CDS encoding protein of unknown function (Evidence 5 : Unknown function): protein MGSLVDGVLLVALVATSACVLPMYLKLKRLDRTQAEYGAAVAASGVALTQAGEAVRSFKEEGREVLDALSLKIEEARAVLDTLEASRAALVAARSEKP, encoded by the coding sequence ATGGGCTCCTTAGTTGACGGCGTGCTGCTCGTCGCGCTCGTGGCGACGAGCGCCTGCGTGCTGCCGATGTACCTGAAGCTCAAGCGCCTCGACCGGACCCAGGCCGAGTACGGCGCCGCGGTGGCCGCCTCCGGCGTGGCGCTGACGCAGGCCGGCGAGGCGGTGCGCTCCTTCAAGGAGGAGGGCCGCGAGGTTCTGGACGCCCTGAGCCTCAAGATCGAGGAGGCGCGGGCGGTGCTCGACACGCTGGAGGCGTCGCGCGCGGCCCTCGTCGCGGCCCGCTCGGAGAAGCCGTGA
- the hslV gene encoding ATP-dependent protease (Evidence 2a : Function from experimental evidences in other organisms; PubMedId : 10368140, 10693812, 8244018, 9003766, 9013898, 9177170, 9257689; Product type e : enzyme) produces MAQTDDRLPQMHATTILMVRKGGRVVIGGDGQVSLGQTIVKGNARKVRRLAKGTVIGGFAGATADAFTLFERLEAKLEQYPGQLTRACVELTKDWRTDRYLRRLEAMMLVADKEVSLLLSGAGDVLEPETGVMAIGSGGNYALSAARALEDGELDAEAIVRRSMKIAAEICVYTNGNLVIETLDAA; encoded by the coding sequence TTGGCCCAAACCGACGATCGCCTGCCGCAGATGCACGCCACCACGATCCTCATGGTCCGCAAGGGCGGCCGGGTGGTGATCGGCGGCGACGGTCAGGTCAGCCTCGGGCAGACCATCGTGAAGGGCAATGCCCGCAAGGTCCGGCGCCTCGCCAAGGGCACGGTGATCGGCGGCTTCGCCGGTGCCACCGCCGACGCCTTCACCCTGTTCGAGCGGCTGGAAGCCAAGCTGGAGCAGTATCCCGGCCAGCTCACCCGCGCCTGCGTCGAACTCACCAAGGATTGGCGCACCGACCGCTATCTGCGCCGGCTGGAGGCGATGATGCTGGTCGCCGACAAGGAGGTCAGCCTGCTGCTGTCCGGCGCCGGCGACGTGCTGGAGCCCGAGACCGGGGTGATGGCGATCGGGTCGGGCGGCAACTACGCCCTCTCCGCCGCCCGCGCGCTGGAGGACGGTGAGCTCGACGCCGAGGCGATCGTGCGCCGGTCGATGAAGATCGCCGCCGAGATCTGCGTCTACACCAACGGCAACCTCGTGATCGAAACCCTCGACGCGGCCTGA
- the hslU gene encoding ATP-dependent protease, ATP-binding subunit (Evidence 2a : Function from experimental evidences in other organisms; PubMedId : 10368140, 10693812, 20370831, 8244018, 9003766, 972251; Product type f : factor), which translates to MTTFSPREIVSELDRFIVGQKDAKRAVAIALRNRWRRQQLKGPLRDEVAPKNILMIGPTGCGKTEIARRLARLAGAPFLKIEATKFTEVGYVGRDVEQIVRDLVEVGIGLTREEKRKAVKAKAEAAAESRILDALVGPTASQATRESFRKKLRASELDDKEVEIELAPSGSQGMPMFEIPGMPGASMGAINISDMLGKALGGQRGKPRRITVAEAYAPLIAEESDKLVDDDALTREAIREVEDNGIVFLDEIDKICAREGRSGADVSREGVQRDLLPLIEGTTVATKHGPVKTDHILFIASGAFHVSKPSDLLPELQGRLPIRVELQPLTVEDFKQILTATEASLIKQTVALMETEGVTLDFTEDAIDALARVAVEVNGSVENIGARRLQTVLERVIDEISFTATDRSGETVPIDAAYVRDRVEDLAANADLSRFIL; encoded by the coding sequence ATGACCACCTTCTCTCCCCGCGAGATCGTCTCCGAGCTCGACCGCTTCATCGTCGGCCAGAAGGACGCCAAGCGTGCGGTCGCGATCGCCTTGCGCAACCGTTGGCGGCGCCAGCAACTGAAAGGCCCGCTGCGGGACGAGGTGGCGCCCAAGAACATCCTGATGATCGGCCCGACGGGCTGCGGCAAGACCGAGATCGCCCGGCGTCTCGCCCGGCTCGCGGGCGCGCCCTTCCTCAAGATCGAGGCCACCAAGTTCACGGAGGTGGGCTATGTCGGCCGCGACGTGGAGCAGATCGTGCGCGACCTCGTCGAGGTCGGCATCGGCCTCACGCGGGAAGAGAAGCGCAAGGCGGTGAAGGCCAAGGCGGAGGCGGCCGCCGAATCCCGCATCCTCGACGCCCTGGTGGGGCCGACCGCGAGCCAGGCGACGCGCGAAAGCTTCCGCAAGAAGCTGCGGGCAAGCGAACTCGACGACAAGGAGGTCGAGATCGAGCTGGCCCCGTCCGGCTCGCAGGGTATGCCGATGTTCGAGATACCCGGCATGCCCGGCGCCTCGATGGGGGCGATCAACATCTCCGACATGCTCGGCAAGGCGCTCGGCGGCCAGCGCGGCAAGCCGCGCCGCATCACGGTGGCGGAGGCCTACGCGCCGCTGATCGCCGAGGAGAGCGACAAGCTCGTGGACGACGACGCGCTGACCCGCGAGGCGATCCGTGAGGTCGAGGATAACGGCATCGTCTTCCTCGACGAGATCGACAAGATCTGCGCCCGCGAGGGCCGTTCGGGCGCCGACGTCTCCCGCGAGGGCGTGCAGCGCGATCTGCTGCCGCTGATCGAGGGCACCACGGTGGCGACCAAGCACGGGCCGGTGAAGACCGACCACATCCTGTTCATCGCGTCCGGCGCCTTCCACGTCTCGAAGCCGTCCGACCTGCTGCCCGAGTTGCAGGGCCGCCTGCCGATCCGCGTCGAGTTGCAGCCGCTGACCGTCGAGGACTTCAAGCAGATCCTCACCGCCACCGAAGCCAGCCTCATCAAGCAGACGGTGGCGCTGATGGAGACGGAAGGCGTCACCCTCGACTTCACCGAGGACGCCATCGACGCGCTCGCCCGCGTCGCCGTCGAGGTGAACGGTTCGGTGGAGAATATCGGCGCCCGCCGCCTGCAGACCGTGCTGGAGCGGGTGATCGACGAGATCTCGTTCACCGCCACCGACCGCTCCGGCGAGACGGTGCCGATCGACGCGGCCTATGTGCGCGACCGGGTCGAGGATCTGGCCGCCAACGCCGATCTGAGCCGCTTCATTCTCTGA
- the fliM gene encoding Flagellar motor switch protein FliM (Evidence 2b : Function from indirect experimental evidences (e.g. phenotypes); Product type s : structure) — translation MDETETPGAALDAAPEAALDTAPAGAPEAAPERQPELPPFVTATKPATDIRTRIQEAGGLSLDRLPMLSVVFDRLATACSDAAKHLAASTTFYSLSGVESGRFGEFLDAYDANAVVGIFQAPEWDGHVLVGLDRDFLYTMVEVLFGSDGAEPPVEDERTFSAIELRIAQMVFEQVGKALESSFGLVSQTAFRLERMETRMEFAVIGRRSNKAVQAKFLLQALNRGGEMFLIIPQTVLNPLRPALGKVLTGESAARDPRWAEQIAAEVQKTTVRLRAVLEERHLTLGEIAGLKVGQVLTLDATPATRIKLEGNDRPLFWCRAGQSQGSYVLRVEESINPEKEGGHGLLS, via the coding sequence ATGGACGAGACCGAAACCCCCGGCGCGGCGCTCGACGCGGCCCCCGAGGCGGCGCTCGACACGGCGCCCGCGGGAGCCCCCGAGGCGGCCCCCGAGCGCCAGCCCGAATTGCCCCCGTTCGTGACGGCAACCAAGCCGGCAACCGACATCCGCACCCGCATCCAGGAGGCCGGCGGCCTGTCGCTCGACCGGCTGCCGATGCTCAGCGTGGTGTTCGACCGCCTCGCCACCGCCTGCAGCGATGCGGCCAAGCACCTGGCCGCCTCCACGACCTTCTACTCCCTGAGCGGGGTCGAGAGCGGGCGTTTCGGCGAGTTCCTCGACGCCTACGACGCCAATGCGGTGGTCGGTATCTTCCAGGCACCGGAATGGGACGGCCACGTCCTGGTCGGGCTCGACCGCGACTTCCTCTACACCATGGTCGAGGTGCTGTTCGGCTCCGACGGCGCCGAGCCGCCGGTGGAGGACGAGCGCACCTTCTCGGCGATCGAGTTGCGCATCGCGCAGATGGTGTTCGAGCAGGTCGGCAAGGCGCTCGAATCCTCCTTCGGCCTCGTCTCGCAGACGGCCTTCCGCCTGGAGCGGATGGAGACCCGGATGGAGTTCGCGGTGATCGGCCGGCGCTCCAACAAGGCGGTGCAGGCCAAGTTCCTGCTCCAGGCACTCAACCGCGGCGGCGAGATGTTCCTCATCATCCCGCAGACGGTGCTGAACCCGCTGCGTCCGGCGCTCGGCAAAGTGCTGACCGGCGAATCCGCCGCCCGCGACCCGCGCTGGGCCGAACAGATCGCGGCGGAGGTGCAGAAGACCACCGTGCGCCTGCGCGCCGTCCTCGAGGAGCGTCACCTGACGCTCGGCGAGATTGCCGGACTGAAAGTCGGGCAGGTGCTCACCCTCGACGCGACGCCCGCAACGCGGATCAAGCTCGAGGGCAACGACCGGCCGCTCTTCTGGTGCCGGGCCGGCCAGTCGCAGGGCAGCTACGTCCTGCGGGTGGAGGAATCGATCAATCCGGAGAAGGAGGGCGGCCATGGGCTCCTTAGTTGA